CCCCAGGACGTCTTTTGCGCGGCCCACTCCGTCAGGCCGCTGCAACCACGCAGGGAGGGAAAGGATTGTGGGGGGCTGGCGCCTGGGGTGGACAACGGGCGAAGGTCCCGCGCATCCACCAGCCAGCGATACTGGGGCTCAAACCGAATGGCGTAGGAGTTGAGGCCCGATTCCACCTTGGCCACGGCCACGACCACGTTGGACGGCAGCCCAAATTCCCCGGCAGCCGCGTCCAGAATCGCCAGAATCGCATCACCAGACATAGCGCTCTCCTTGCGGAGCGACGTGCTATTCGATTTCGATACGCATTCGCCCCACAAAAAGATTCATATGCGATATTGGGAAAGATGAAAGAGTCTAAAACGATCTATTTCGTACCCAAAAAAACCGTTTTGTATCAAAAAGACCAGCTTGCAACCAATTACAAGGAGCACTTGGTGAAGGCGAAGGGGCTGGCGCAGTAGGGCCAGGGGACTTGCGGCGGAGGCTGGGGTGGGTTGTTGGTTTGAGATCGGACAGAATGTCTGGAGAAACTATTCCGCCTTGATGAGCCTGGTTGTGTAGAATTAATTTGACAGCATGGCCTTGCTTGCTTACTGGCAAGAAAAGTTCACTTTGCAAGATAACTCAATTCAACCCACTACCCGCAGAGGAGGCGAGATGGCAAGGCCCATTGAAGCGACCCCGGCGCTGACGGGGAAGGGTGCTGCAGAATTCATCACGGCCGCGATGAACCCCAAGCCGTACACCCCGCCGACGTTCAACACCCAGAAAATGCACGAAGCCGTGCGTAAGATCGCTGCTGCGCGTGCCCAGAAATAGCCTGGAATACAACGGTTTTCGCATAAACCCCGTGGAGGACTTCTCGGTCTTCACGGGGTTTTCCTGTTTGCGTCCAGAAGACAAGGACCGCGACCTGGACGAATTCATCAGGCATGATGCGGAGAGGCACTTCAAAGACAAGGTGGCGGTCACCTATCAGTTGGAATCAGTGGTTGATCCGGAATTGGCCGGAATCCCACTGGGCTTTGCCACGCTGCAGA
This sequence is a window from Megalodesulfovibrio gigas DSM 1382 = ATCC 19364. Protein-coding genes within it:
- a CDS encoding lytic transglycosylase domain-containing protein, producing the protein MSGDAILAILDAAAGEFGLPSNVVVAVAKVESGLNSYAIRFEPQYRWLVDARDLRPLSTPGASPPQSFPSLRGCSGLTEWAAQKTSWGLMQVMGAVARERGFQGVFLSELCVPAVGAHYGCKHLRHLHARFFDRHGWAGVLAAYNAGSPTADAGRAYARKVQERMQ